GGGTTGGGAGGACGGTTTAGTTCTGCCAGGCCCCAAACCGGGCATTGGCCAAGGCTGCGCACTCATCGGTTTGTCCCTCCACAGGAGGCGGATGCCCGCGACACCGACGACGGTGTCAGAGACCACTACGGCGCCGGAGCCAGCGCGTTTCCCTCGCAGGGCGGCGGGTTCCTGGACGAGGAGGACGACAGCGGGGACGACACCTTCGATGCCGACGGGCAAGAGGAGAGGGGGGAAGGCCCCACCTACGTGGCTGGCGCTGATGGGGCCCAGGAGCAGGACGCCGGCCCTGGGGATGGCGGGGCTGGCGGGGGGCACGGcgacagcagcagcagcagcagcagcagcagcgagagCGGCGGGGCAGAGCGCCCGTACAGGAGCTACGGCTTCGGGCGCGCCTACAGGCACGgaggggccagcagcagcagccaggaggaggagagctaTGACTTCCAGGATGAAGGCATGCAGGGGGACGATCCCTCTGTGTTTGACGGCCCGGGCAGCAGCTACAGGATGCGCCACGCTGGGCCCCGCGCCCTGGGGAACAGCTGGGAGAGCGCCCGGGGGGCTGGATCCCCCCGCTGGGAGGAGGGGGACAGCAGGTCCCCCGAGGTGCAGGAGGGTGACTCTGGAGAGGACAGCCCGTCCCTGGAGAGGGGGACAGCAGGTCCCCCGAGGTGCGGGAGGGTGACTCTGGAGAGGACAGCCCGTCCCTGGAGGACAACAGTCAGTCAGAAGAGCCTGTTGACAGCCagtcagaggaaaaaagctCCAGCCGCTCCAGGGAggatggggacggggatggggaGGACAGCCCctccagggaggaggaggacagcGAGTCCAGGGAGAGCACTGACGAGCAGCAGTCAGAGGAAGAGCCACGGGAGACTCCAGAGGTGGTGAGAACCTTGAATGAGCACAGCAACAGCCAGacctgggaagggcaggaggacTGGGATTCCGCTGAGGACAGGAGTGTGCTCTCCACGCCTGACAGCGAGTCCAGGGAAGAAGAGGGTGAACTGAGCAAGTCCAGGGAAGATGAAGATGACCAGAGCCAGTCCACAGAGGACACCGCGGAGGAGTCAGAGGAGGGTGAGAGCGACTCCGCGCCGAGCACATCAGCTGAGAGCCCGGAGTCCCCCGAGGGTGACAGCAGCCCAGAGGACAACACGGGTGAGGACAGCAGGTCGGCAGAGAGCGACAACAGCGAGTCGCAGGAGGACGGCGCCGCAGAGAGCCGCTCCCGGGAGGACGGCAGCCCCGAGTCCAGCAGCCACGGCGAcgacagctccctgcagagcctggagagcGAGGGCCGCAGGCGGCGGCCGGGCGCCCTGCGCCACAGGCCCGCTGCTGACTACGACGACAACGACTGCCAGGACGGGTACTGAGCCGTGCCCAGCGCCgggggctgtggggaaggaggggtTAATTTATTTGCCGTATAGCCTGGTTGGCTTCTTCTCGAGAAGGTGCTGTGGTTAAACGGAGTGGGGTTCGCCGGGGCCGGGCCTGGGCACGCTGCACAGGGCGTGGAGGGGGTGCCGGGCACAGGGAGAATGCCCAACCACAGCgagaaaaggcattttctgaGTCGaactgagagcagctgggagctgtgggtgccagCAGGGTGGTGCTGCCCGCTTGCCACAGTGGTGGCTTGGCACTCCTGGGCACGCTGGGCAGAGaggtccctgtgctcaccccTGTGTTTACCTACCACTGCCCTAAACACAtgtgccaggctccagctggagcTTTCCATTAACTCCGTGTCCAGCACCCAACAAGGAAAAGCTACAGCTGGTGTGCGCACATGGTGCATGGGTGCAGCAGGGTGTGAAGTACCACTTCAGGATGGGATGTATGTaataattctattattttgtaagaaatgtacaggaaaaaattatacTGCACCCTTTTTGCACTTGTATTTCAAAGCTGAAATGTACCCTGTTGATTTCTTTAATCACCATTAAAACCACCAAACTCCACTGTATTGTTGTTTGAGGTGTTGCTGATTTTTTCTCCTGGGTGCGTCAGGATCTGCAATTTGGGGCTGGACCAGAAGGAGCGGAAGCAAAGGGCAGGATATTTGTGTGGGGAGCCACAGCATgctgggaggagggggaaagcaaaagctgagaGTGTTCCCACTCCTTCTATTCCAGGTGCCCCAAAGGCCATCCCTGCCCCTTGGTGAACCTGCAGTGGGGTGGAAAATCTGGCTTatgaccccagagctgggcctggggcTTTGCTACATTAGGGCCATCACCTCCTGCAATGTGAGCAAGGGCTGTTCTGCTCTTCCTGAGGTGCTGGAAAGATGTCCCAGGGCATGTGGCTTCTGGGCCACTGGCTCTGTGTGCCCATGGTGGCCCCTGGTACCAGgttctctgcagcagagatgcaggCGAGCAGGGAAAAGGTGTTAACGTGAGTAAAGACTGTTTTGCtcatttggttggtttttttctcctatcAGCAAGTAAACAAC
The genomic region above belongs to Ficedula albicollis isolate OC2 chromosome 4, FicAlb1.5, whole genome shotgun sequence and contains:
- the LOC101808724 gene encoding dentin matrix acidic phosphoprotein 1, translating into MKCVNAAGTATDMRAAFLVLLLCAVACAHPVPGHEPTHPSTLQEDATSEDYMGKLGNHLDGGDGRHPPAGPETGDNALARDLRGGNAVDQELGELRGQDAGGQVGQAQHANQVDREDTGAHNGNDLGFLEADARDTDDGVRDHYGAGASAFPSQGGGFLDEEDDSGDDTFDADGQEERGEGPTYVAGADGAQEQDAGPGDGGAGGGHGDSSSSSSSSSESGGAERPYRSYGFGRAYRHGGASSSSQEEESYDFQDEGMQGDDPSVFDGPGSSYRMRHAGPRALGNSWESARGAGSPRWEEGDSRSPEGDSRSPEVREGDSGEDSPSLEDNSQSEEPVDSQSEEKSSSRSREDGDGDGEDSPSREEEDSESRESTDEQQSEEEPRETPEVVRTLNEHSNSQTWEGQEDWDSAEDRSVLSTPDSESREEEGELSKSREDEDDQSQSTEDTAEESEEGESDSAPSTSAESPESPEGDSSPEDNTGEDSRSAESDNSESQEDGAAESRSREDGSPESSSHGDDSSLQSLESEGRRRRPGALRHRPAADYDDNDCQDGY